In one window of Planktothrix tepida PCC 9214 DNA:
- a CDS encoding HARBI1 family protein — translation FELVVDSYEQPRERPTDNEEQKKYYSGKKKTHTFKNQVIVMPNGKEIVDVAVGYTGATSDLKLWRERSQELGNNQKYRGDKAYVGETAINTPYKKPRNQEMSAEKREENRLKAQQRIVVEHLIRLIKIYRVASERFRLKRQNYEAVILTVCGLIRWRIGAIVLPSKNCPEFF, via the coding sequence TTTGAGTTAGTAGTAGATAGCTATGAACAGCCCAGGGAAAGACCAACAGACAATGAAGAGCAGAAAAAATATTACTCAGGAAAGAAAAAGACACATACCTTTAAAAATCAAGTCATTGTCATGCCAAATGGAAAAGAAATAGTGGATGTAGCTGTGGGTTATACCGGAGCAACAAGTGATCTGAAATTGTGGAGAGAAAGAAGCCAGGAATTGGGGAATAATCAAAAATACAGAGGGGATAAAGCTTATGTAGGAGAAACAGCAATTAATACACCGTATAAGAAACCGAGGAATCAAGAGATGTCGGCGGAAAAGCGAGAAGAAAATCGGTTAAAAGCCCAACAAAGGATTGTAGTTGAACATTTAATAAGACTGATAAAAATTTATCGAGTTGCTTCAGAAAGATTTCGGTTAAAGAGGCAAAATTATGAAGCAGTAATCTTGACAGTATGTGGATTAATAAGATGGCGAATAGGAGCGATT